The region AATTGCAGCAGATTTAACTTCCACAGCTAATGAAAGAGAAGCCACACAGCACTGAAATTTAGGAAGTGTGAGAACTATGCTAATATCAATGCAAAGCATATGAATACAACTGAATGCAGAGGAGTGAGGATGTCCCTggaggaaacaaagcagaaggggATGAGGCGCAGGGCAAACAGAAGGCAGGACCATGCAGCTAGAAGGCAAGAACTAGAGGCAGCTTTTCTGCACTGATTCCCTTTGCTACTCACTGTGGCAGCATCTGGGCCATGTTTGTGGTAATAGCAGATCCCCAGTCTCCTCCTTGTAGGTAGTATTCCTTGAAGCCCAATCTCTTCATCAGTTTATGAAATATACGAGCAGCTGCTACAGTGTCAAAGCCTGTAGGTAAAGATAAACACAGGAGACCTGTTTGTCCTAGTGTTCATCCCCTGACCAAGGATCATGGCCTGGCAGAGGCACGTGAGTATGCTGCTGTGTTAAGGCACAGTGTGCTATGCTGCTCTGCCTAACTCCTTAGTAATAAAGTGAACACAAGATGGTGGAAATTCAGTGAAAAGTGGAGAAAGTGGAAAGCAGAACTGGCTTCCAGTTACCATTGCCTTTGAAATCTCCACAGCCAGCCTCGGAGCCTCGGCCACGTGGGTGTTAGTGCAGAGCCAAGCATCTGCATTCACAAACTCCAGTGCCCAGGGGACCTGGGGTGGCTAAGGTGTTTCTCCAAAAACCTTGTGATTCCAACAGAGTCTTTTCATCTTTACCTTTCTGGTGTGGTGCCTCCGAGAAGCCATAGCCTGGAATGGATGGGCAGATGACTTCAAATACCACGTCACCCTCTGTCAGGCCATGCTTGGCCGGCTCTGTGAGCAGAGGGATGATCTTGTAGAACTCATAGAAAGAGCCAGGCCAGCCATGGACCATCAGCAGAGGTTGAACAGCTCGACCGTGAGGGACGTAGGACGGCTTCACGTGGATAAAATGGATATTGATCCCTGCCACACATCCAAGACAGATAAATTaaagctctggtttcatcacagtttctgctctggacTCTGAAGAAGGAGGGTGGCAAAACTGTAATTAGCATTCATAGCAGAAGTTACACAATCAGCCCATGGCAAGAAGATGTCTAGCTAAAAGGGGAAGCCCGGCATTGTATCTATGTCTCATCTTTTTCATACAGACAGAGATATTGATCCCAGCCCCAGATACTGGGGTCACAGGACAATGAGCATCTATATCCTGAGAAACTGGTCTCACAGCATGTAAGTAGAGCTGTGCTTGAATGAATGGCATAAGGCAGGTAAGACACATGCAAAAAACATGACAAAATTACAAAGTACATGGGtgataaaaagagaaacatgaaaaagtaAGTGCAAGATAGAAGTTTAACCTGCAGATCACTTATCTAAAGTCTGGCTAACCTCGCCTGGCTAAAGTGGGTAGAGGTGGTGGAAATTCTAGCCTCAGAGTCAGGGAAAGTTTTGCTATTTTCAAAGGTGGCTTCAAGGCAATAGCAGAAGAAATCCTCCTCATTAGTTAGCACACATTCAGAGCCAGTCCATCTTGAAGAAGACCTAATATCATTGCCACTGTGTAATGGTCTTAATCTATAGGAGGTTGTTAATAATATAGCTTCCACTAGTGATATTTCACTCATATCGCTAAGCTGTTATGCATACTGTTGTCTTAAATATACTGAACTCTTAAATCCCCCGCTTCTCCCTGTGCATTTCAGGTCAAGACCTGCTGAATCTACAGAGACTCCCTCACCTTCAATGGTGGTTAGGAAATGGGGGTATTTGTTCAGGACTTCCACTTGCTTGTGCCAGTCAAACTGGTTCCTCCAGTAGGCCACCACCTTCTGCAGGTAGTTAGAGTTGAAGCCATAGTGGAAGGCAGCCCCTTCCAGTGGTGGAGCATAGCGGGCCCGGTCCAGGCGATGGTGCAGGTCCTGTGGAGGAGAGCCCTTCTTGTGAGGCTGGCCAGATGCCAGGGCAGGCATGGACAGGCCCTCCTGGCTCTGCCAGCTTTTGTGCCACTATCTGGGACACCGGGAGCCCTCCTGAAGCAGTTGTGTGCTCTGCAGGACCCCCTAAATTGTTTATAAGgggaatatatttttctataggTTACCAATTCCTCTAGAGCACCCAGAAGTACTGGATCCTACTCCTGCCTGCTGCCAACCCACTTTAGGGTTTTTATTGCTAGGAACTTGCCAGCACCATCAGCTGGAGAAGAGTAAGAAGTTCAACCTGAGCTGCTCACTGCTAGTTAGTCAGATAATTAGGGACAGGcatgcagggacagaggtgctgCAACTCAGTCAAGATCCTATCCCCCTTCACCCTTCCAACCCTTCCCCCTGTGGAAGCCACTCAGTCACGCCCCACTGGTGCCACTGCTGTCCTGACACCCTTCCACCACTCCCCACCACCCAGACCCACTGTAAAAATCTGCTGCTCAAGGCGTGACATTTCTGCAGGAGAAGCCCCAGGTTGCATGGAGGGTCTGTGGTCTCAGAAAGTCTTTACAGGGCATTATAATGAATCTGAGCTCAAATCCTGTTCATAAAAGGTGGTAAGCCAGAGCATCATCTATCCGTGCTAGGTAGCTGCACTGGTGTATATAAGTGCACCCAAGACATCACCTTGAAGCAGTAAGGTGAGTGATGGACTAGCTCCATCTCACAGCTTTCTGCCCCTCCCTACATCCCAGCCACCAGTACCTCAATTTCTTTGTCAGATGTTTCAATCTTGAAGGGACGGATActttcatcttctttccctttcagggGTCTTTCACCTGAGCCCCACCATCCATCTCCCATTTCAAGAGTCTTGATCTTGTGTCTAGACCTCATCCAGCAAACCAGCATCCCTCCAACCCCCAGGGCAGCCACAGGGACCAGGACTGCATTCTTCTGAGAAAATTCAAAAGACCTAGGGAGGCATAAAATTCTTTGTGTTCAACAACAGAAGGGACTATGCTGAGGCATGTGTTCACATCAGTTGGGCCTGAGCAGTAACAAATGCCTACAAATCCCACAGAGTCAGCAGGGTATGGGGTTTTCTGTTAGTTTTGGAGGTCACAGACAAGATCTGGGGTAGGGTTACATATAACGGTGCTTCCTAGAGACCTCAAGTCCTTGATGATAAGGACTTGCTGACCACAAGGATTCTTTGCCACTCTCCTTGTGAACCAGGGTGACCTGGGGTACAAGGTCAATAAGATATGGGGTGGTCTATTTTAAGGCAGGTACTGGAGTGAATGCAATAGTAGCAGCTGAACTCCTCTGAACTCCTCCAGGAATAAAAATTGCACAGACAGAatgggctgaggagcaggagcagacaCAAGGGTCTTCAGCTGCTAGGGAGATCTGGATGTGCTGGGCGTGCCCCTCTTGGCAGTGCTTTATATATAGCTCCTCTACAGATTCAGTCATTTTTTAGGGCAACACTGGCCCTCCTCCATAGCTTTCCATGGGTGTCTCACCTTGTCTGTTGAGTGTCCCTGTTTCTGTTCTAGACAGCAAAGTTTCAGACTCTTTTGACGCATGGCAGCTAAGTCACCAGAGTTGGTTTTAACAGACATGTAGCATGTTTCAAAACCATTCAAATGATTGAGCAATCAGTCCTAAATACCATCCCACCCCTCTGATCTGTGCCTCAAGCACTCCAGCTTCCCTTGGGGATTAGTAGAGGTGTCTGGGGCTATTTCAGGTGGGCTGCAAGGGGTCCATGAAtgaagattttgttgttgtcataCAGAATAGGGAAGAGATTATGCTGTGCCCCAACCAGAGTGCTGATAAAAGTGGATAATTCAGCCCAGAAGAGCTGTTTTACTCACCTGATACGGGACAACAGGCTCTCCCTAGAAAagggtgaaaaagaaaaagaaaagaaaaaagaagatccTTAGAGTCTGATAGTGTTGTCTAGGCGATGATGCAAAGCATGTCACCTGCTAGCACCATTTAGGGCCCAGCCATGGGACGGCAAGCTGTTTAGCCACCCAACAACATCTGCTATTATTTTTCCAACTTTTTGGATGGGACAGAAAGAGAGGGGCTTAGAACAAGTGTCTCTGCACAAAGAGACAGTGTTTCTGAGCTGTGTTTTAGCAAGATAATTTGTTGCCATAATATTCCCTCCCTCCGCACAATTTAGATAAAAGGCACTAAACAACTGGGTAGGTGTCCTTGTAGTGTTTCATACTACAAGCAGCTGTGTTGCTTCAGCCAAGAGAATAGTTTATTGTGACTTCTGTGCAGCGATAGGTGCGCAGCCTTGGCAGGGGACTTTGAAGCTCGAGGGTTATTCTGCTGCTAACCACATGGTTGACACTTGTTGTGTGGTTGTACTGGCCAGAAGAGAGGCTGATGGAACCTTTCCCTGTGCAGAGTTCAATGATCTGCTGTACCTTTGCTACTCCTAGCTACTCCTGACTGGATACCGAAGTTTCTAGATCCCATCTGGCTGCAAGATAAATGAAACATCCCCCTTGGTTCTCTTTTAGCCTGGGAGATTCTCTTGCAAGAAAAGCACAGTCTCAagtctaccaaaaaaaaaaaaaaaaaggacatgaaAGTCCATGAGAAACGAAGTCTGCTGGCTGTCTCTTTTTACCTAGTATGGTTTCCTATTGCTGCCTGTGGTGCAGAACCCAGTGCCTCTACTGAAGACCCCAGCAGTCACCAAGGAAATTTGGTAAGATCTGTGAAACAGCCTATGTGTGATTTTTAAGGATGTATCATCTCCTTAAACCCCTCCCAGACAAGGAAGAACAGGGCTCGTAAGAGCAGTGTCAGGCTCCAGCTCTCTGGTGACTGAGCAGCTTATGCAACAGGAAATAAGATCCCCCTGCACTTATATCCTGGAGTTTAGTGACCAGTTATCATGGCAGTAACACAAACTTTGCACTGCTAACAAAGCAAGCATGTCCCAGAAGCAGCTCTCTGagcaacagaaaacaaggcTCAGCCTAATAAAACCTCCTCCCCACTCATGCTCAGGAGAACTCAGCCACATGCAGCCACCCTCTGACGGCTTGTTGACCCCAGAGGGGCTTtctcccaccccagccccagggagctCTCTTCAGAGTCCCTCTTCCCCACGCCGAGGAGATCTCACCAGGCATTTGGAAGGAACTCCTGCCACATGTCTGGTCCTCCTTGAATGGCCGCTGCTCTGA is a window of Columba livia isolate bColLiv1 breed racing homer chromosome 3, bColLiv1.pat.W.v2, whole genome shotgun sequence DNA encoding:
- the LOC102092641 gene encoding epoxide hydrolase 1, which codes for MWQEFLPNAWESLLSRIRSFEFSQKNAVLVPVAALGVGGMLVCWMRSRHKIKTLEMGDGWWGSGERPLKGKEDESIRPFKIETSDKEIEDLHHRLDRARYAPPLEGAAFHYGFNSNYLQKVVAYWRNQFDWHKQVEVLNKYPHFLTTIEGINIHFIHVKPSYVPHGRAVQPLLMVHGWPGSFYEFYKIIPLLTEPAKHGLTEGDVVFEVICPSIPGYGFSEAPHQKGFDTVAAARIFHKLMKRLGFKEYYLQGGDWGSAITTNMAQMLPQSVKGLHLNMVFIAIQGLGRMISVMLGAYVPWLVGLTREDVRRVYPFAQKNIYNILRESGYFHIQATKPDTAGCGLNDSPVGLAAYILEKFSTWTDNSFLDKDDGALESKYSLDELLTNVMIYWVTSSIVSSMRFYKENMSKFPGPGADPRLGVHVPTGIAAFPQEITHTPRTWAKDVFKNIVTYSYMPQGGHFAAFQEPKLLAQDIMHFVRKVEQL